In Sinorhizobium mexicanum, one DNA window encodes the following:
- a CDS encoding sugar phosphate isomerase/epimerase family protein, with product MSNPAKSIRIGTMVSATKGEAAKRIGQIADLGFESFEPFFWQTTNGQDLAELGKRCREAIGDRDITISTLGMFGNPLEETDIDVQTLQGWKDCIDNAHHFGATCVAGFTGRIRNHPLTDSLPRYRKIWRELGERAADKGVKIAFENCAMDGNWATGDWNIAHNPDAWELMFNETPDDHIGLEWEPCHQMVYLIDPLPQIRKWAHKIFHVHGKDATIRWDVIREHGIFGKEKFVFMRTPGFGDSNWTDIISELRLAGWSGSIDIEGWHDPVYRDALEMTGQVHALNYLKTCRGGDFVVDPV from the coding sequence ATGAGCAATCCAGCCAAATCGATCCGCATCGGCACCATGGTCAGCGCCACGAAAGGCGAGGCCGCCAAACGCATCGGACAGATCGCCGACTTGGGCTTCGAAAGCTTCGAGCCTTTCTTCTGGCAGACGACCAACGGGCAGGACCTCGCCGAGCTCGGCAAGCGCTGCAGGGAGGCGATCGGCGACCGCGACATCACCATCTCGACGCTCGGCATGTTCGGCAATCCGCTCGAGGAGACCGATATCGACGTGCAGACGCTGCAGGGCTGGAAGGACTGCATCGACAACGCGCACCATTTCGGCGCGACCTGCGTCGCGGGGTTCACCGGCCGCATCCGCAATCATCCGCTGACCGACAGCCTGCCGCGCTACCGGAAGATCTGGCGCGAACTCGGTGAGCGGGCTGCCGACAAGGGCGTGAAGATCGCCTTTGAAAACTGCGCCATGGACGGGAACTGGGCGACGGGCGACTGGAACATTGCCCACAATCCCGATGCCTGGGAACTGATGTTCAACGAGACGCCGGACGACCACATCGGCCTCGAATGGGAGCCTTGCCACCAGATGGTCTATCTGATCGACCCTTTGCCGCAGATCCGCAAATGGGCACACAAGATCTTCCATGTGCATGGCAAGGACGCGACGATCCGCTGGGATGTCATCCGAGAGCACGGCATCTTCGGCAAGGAGAAATTCGTCTTCATGCGCACGCCCGGTTTCGGCGACAGCAATTGGACCGACATCATCTCGGAACTCCGGCTCGCGGGCTGGTCCGGTTCGATCGACATCGAAGGCTGGCACGACCCGGTCTATCGCGATGCGCTCGAAATGACCGGCCAGGTCCACGCGCTCAACTATCTGAAAACGTGCCGGGGCGGCGATTTCGTCGTTGATCCGGTCTGA
- a CDS encoding Gfo/Idh/MocA family protein — MILRAVLCGCGAMAKGWLRAIAANRELQSSIRIVGLVDVNVEAARALAKEFDLADALVGSDLDAVLSETKPDLLFDVVVPAARHEVVAAGLRHGCHVLSEKPMATSLAAGRELIRLAGEAGKIHAVVQNRRFISGVRRIRRFVESGAIGRLTGLHCDFFIGAHFGGFREEMDNVLLLDMAIHTFDAARFIADKTPLAVYCHESNPRGSWYAHGAAANAIFELSDDVTFTYRGSWCAEGANTSWESQWRIIGTEGTLLWDGAESFQANKVAGSEGFLRELLPIEVPEPADQAETYGHASVITDFVAAIRSGKKPETASDDNINSLAMVFAAIESARSRQRVTI; from the coding sequence GTGATTTTGCGCGCAGTTCTGTGCGGGTGCGGAGCTATGGCCAAAGGCTGGCTGAGGGCAATCGCAGCAAACCGCGAACTTCAATCATCGATCCGCATCGTCGGGCTCGTCGACGTGAACGTCGAGGCAGCCCGGGCGCTGGCGAAAGAGTTCGATCTCGCGGACGCGCTCGTCGGTTCCGATCTCGACGCCGTGTTGAGCGAAACGAAGCCGGATCTGCTCTTCGATGTCGTCGTGCCCGCCGCCCGCCATGAGGTGGTTGCTGCCGGGTTGAGGCACGGATGCCACGTGCTGAGCGAGAAGCCAATGGCGACCTCGCTCGCCGCCGGGAGGGAGCTCATCCGCCTTGCGGGTGAGGCCGGCAAGATCCACGCCGTCGTCCAGAACCGCCGGTTTATCTCCGGCGTGCGCCGTATCCGCCGCTTCGTCGAAAGCGGCGCGATCGGCAGACTGACCGGTCTCCATTGCGACTTCTTCATCGGCGCACATTTCGGCGGGTTCCGTGAAGAGATGGACAACGTGCTGCTCTTGGACATGGCGATCCATACTTTCGATGCGGCGCGCTTCATCGCCGACAAGACGCCGCTTGCGGTCTATTGCCACGAAAGCAACCCGCGCGGCTCCTGGTACGCGCACGGCGCAGCCGCCAACGCCATCTTCGAACTGTCGGACGACGTCACATTCACCTATCGCGGCTCGTGGTGCGCCGAGGGCGCGAACACCAGTTGGGAAAGCCAGTGGCGGATCATCGGCACCGAGGGCACATTGCTCTGGGATGGAGCCGAGAGCTTCCAGGCCAACAAGGTCGCCGGCAGCGAAGGCTTTCTGCGCGAACTGCTCCCGATCGAGGTCCCGGAACCAGCCGATCAGGCAGAGACATATGGCCACGCCAGCGTGATCACAGATTTCGTCGCGGCCATCCGCTCCGGCAAGAAGCCGGAAACGGCAAGTGACGACAACATCAACAGCCTTGCCATGGTTTTTGCGGCGATCGAGAGCGCCCGCTCCCGGCAACGCGTGACAATTTGA
- a CDS encoding LacI family DNA-binding transcriptional regulator translates to MKGIRRLAQHLDISIGTVSRALNGKPDVNEETRRRVLQAAAELGYVPNQSGRSLRQGTTNIIGFMMQTGTEITGQGDIFFMSVFDGVQAVFARHKLDLVALLCSSEEDPSDYLRRVVARGFADGLILSATQRDDPRIEFLAERNIPFVTLGRSLTDAGQPWLDLDFEGMAQASIDRLVARGHRRIAITRPHDDINLGYIFVDRCRRALAAHGLALDEDLIFRSTPNEAGGYQIARDLLALDEPPTAIVLINETIAIGFYQALSEAGVKPGRDIAVIGRYSPHAHFLSPPLTCFRLSLRDLGIALAETLLSAMPAFKDHYPQAPANRVWQMELVEGESDPFRAPRR, encoded by the coding sequence ATGAAGGGAATTCGGCGCCTTGCGCAACATCTCGATATTTCCATCGGAACCGTCTCGCGGGCGCTCAACGGCAAGCCTGACGTCAATGAAGAGACCCGCAGGCGCGTGCTGCAGGCCGCCGCGGAGCTTGGTTACGTTCCGAACCAATCGGGCCGCAGCCTGCGGCAGGGCACGACCAATATCATCGGCTTCATGATGCAGACGGGCACGGAGATCACCGGCCAGGGCGACATATTCTTCATGAGTGTTTTCGACGGTGTTCAGGCGGTCTTTGCCAGACACAAGCTCGACCTCGTCGCCCTGCTCTGCTCGTCTGAGGAAGATCCGAGCGACTATCTGCGCCGCGTCGTGGCGCGCGGCTTCGCCGACGGGCTGATCCTGTCGGCAACCCAGCGAGACGATCCCCGCATCGAATTCCTGGCCGAACGCAACATCCCCTTCGTCACGCTCGGCCGAAGCCTGACAGATGCCGGTCAGCCTTGGCTCGATCTCGATTTCGAGGGCATGGCGCAGGCGTCGATCGATCGGCTGGTTGCCCGCGGGCATCGGCGCATCGCCATCACGCGGCCGCACGACGACATCAACCTCGGCTACATCTTCGTCGATCGTTGCCGCCGGGCGCTGGCGGCGCACGGCCTAGCTCTAGACGAGGATCTGATCTTCCGCTCGACACCGAACGAAGCGGGCGGCTACCAGATCGCTCGTGACCTTCTCGCGCTCGATGAGCCGCCGACGGCGATCGTGCTGATCAACGAAACGATCGCAATCGGCTTCTACCAGGCGCTCTCCGAAGCGGGTGTCAAGCCAGGGCGCGACATCGCCGTGATCGGGCGCTACAGCCCGCACGCGCATTTCCTCTCTCCGCCACTCACCTGCTTCCGCCTGTCTCTTCGCGATCTAGGCATTGCGCTGGCGGAAACCCTGCTTTCCGCCATGCCGGCTTTCAAGGATCATTATCCGCAGGCCCCCGCAAACAGGGTCTGGCAGATGGAACTTGTCGAGGGCGAGAGCGATCCGTTCCGCGCCCCTCGGCGCTGA
- a CDS encoding site-2 protease family protein: protein MGWSLRIGTIAGTAIRLHVTFALLLVWIWLMHYRIGGAPAAWEGIIFIIAVFVCVVLHEFGHIAAARYFGINTPDITLLPIGGVARLERMPEEPREEFVIAIAGPLVNVVIAGLIFLALGGSVGMEQMAEVEDPGRSFLARLAGVNVFLVLFNMIPAFPMDGGRVLRAALASRLTWARATEIAAAIGQGLAFVFGFVGLFYNPLLIFIGIFVYLAATAEAQNAHIRAVSGSVLVADVMVTEFARLDRSATIDEAIEMLLATTQREFPVVDATGRFEGLLTRDDMIRTLKERGAETPVVSAMRNDIPRIHYRKRLEESLKLMQQTSSPAVAVVDGSDHLVGLMTHETIGEMMMVRAAVSGSFRFGHLRRGKGDPTHF, encoded by the coding sequence ATGGGTTGGTCTCTCAGGATTGGAACGATCGCTGGCACGGCGATACGGCTGCATGTCACCTTTGCCCTCCTGCTTGTCTGGATATGGCTGATGCATTACCGGATTGGCGGGGCGCCTGCCGCCTGGGAAGGGATCATCTTCATCATTGCCGTCTTCGTCTGCGTCGTGCTGCACGAGTTCGGGCACATCGCCGCGGCACGCTATTTCGGAATCAACACGCCGGATATCACGCTGCTCCCGATCGGCGGCGTGGCACGCCTCGAACGCATGCCCGAGGAACCTCGCGAGGAGTTTGTGATCGCCATAGCCGGTCCCCTCGTCAATGTCGTGATCGCCGGGCTCATCTTTCTTGCGCTCGGCGGTTCGGTCGGCATGGAGCAGATGGCCGAAGTGGAAGATCCCGGAAGGAGCTTTCTCGCAAGGCTTGCCGGGGTCAACGTGTTCCTCGTGCTTTTCAATATGATTCCGGCCTTTCCAATGGATGGGGGCCGGGTGCTGCGCGCAGCCCTCGCCTCGCGTCTCACCTGGGCAAGGGCGACGGAGATCGCTGCAGCAATCGGCCAGGGCCTTGCCTTCGTTTTTGGTTTCGTCGGCCTTTTCTATAATCCGCTTCTGATCTTCATCGGCATCTTCGTCTACCTGGCCGCGACGGCCGAAGCACAGAACGCGCATATTCGCGCCGTGTCCGGCAGCGTCCTCGTCGCCGATGTCATGGTCACCGAATTCGCAAGACTCGACCGCTCGGCGACGATCGACGAAGCGATCGAGATGCTCCTTGCAACGACGCAACGCGAGTTCCCCGTCGTCGACGCCACCGGTCGCTTCGAGGGCCTGCTGACACGCGACGACATGATCCGCACTCTGAAGGAAAGAGGGGCCGAAACGCCGGTCGTCAGCGCGATGCGTAACGACATACCGCGGATCCACTACCGCAAGCGCCTCGAGGAGAGCCTGAAACTGATGCAGCAGACAAGTTCTCCCGCCGTTGCGGTGGTCGACGGTTCGGACCATCTTGTCGGTCTCATGACCCATGAGACGATCGGCGAAATGATGATGGTGCGCGCGGCGGTATCGGGCAGCTTCCGTTTCGGCCACCTGCGCCGGGGGAAGGGTGATCCCACCCACTTTTGA
- a CDS encoding DUF1772 domain-containing protein — MGTEPGLKRSASEAERGSTMFLALQVLTITVVAIAMALALAHALELPGKLRLAKEQYFAIQPIYYPGFTIGGAAEPLSLLFSAILLFLMPPATLAFWLIASAFIGLLAMQATYWILTHPVNNFWLKDVELKGVSAGFFSLAASRGPGDSGDPDWTYLRDRWEFSHVARAALGLISLILLVMAVAL; from the coding sequence ATGGGAACCGAACCTGGACTGAAGCGTTCGGCCTCTGAAGCCGAACGGGGTTCGACCATGTTTCTCGCCTTGCAGGTTCTGACGATCACCGTCGTGGCGATTGCCATGGCGCTCGCACTCGCGCACGCGCTCGAGTTGCCCGGCAAGCTCAGACTGGCCAAGGAACAGTATTTCGCCATTCAACCGATCTACTATCCCGGCTTCACCATCGGAGGCGCAGCCGAGCCTCTCAGCCTGTTATTCAGCGCTATTCTCCTGTTCTTGATGCCTCCCGCCACGCTGGCTTTCTGGCTGATAGCCTCCGCCTTCATCGGATTGTTGGCCATGCAGGCGACGTACTGGATCCTGACGCACCCGGTGAACAACTTTTGGCTCAAGGATGTCGAATTGAAGGGGGTGAGCGCCGGCTTCTTCTCACTGGCCGCTTCGCGCGGTCCTGGCGATTCCGGCGATCCGGATTGGACCTATCTTCGTGATCGGTGGGAGTTCTCCCATGTCGCACGGGCCGCGC